GTCCGCTTCCTTTCGACCCTGGTCCTGACCGGCGCGGCCCTGCTGATGGGGTGGCTGTTGTTCTGGACCCTGGTGCGCCCGCTGGTCGGGTTGTCCAAAACTGCCACCCGCATCGCTAAGGGAGACCTCGGGGCGAGGTTCCGGGCACCCCGGGACAACGAGATCGGCCGGCTGGCAAGTGCGCTCCAGCAGATGACCACCGAGCTTCAGGGCAAGACCCGGCGCCTTCAGGAGGCGTCGAAACGCCTGCTGGTCGCCCAGCAGGACGAGCGCCAGCGGATGGCCCGGGACCTGCACGACGGGATGCAGCAGCAGCTGGTGGTCCTGGCGGTGAAGATCAAGCAGCTGGCGGCCTCGGAGGAGCCCCCCAACCCGCTGGTGCTCGAGCACCTGGCGGCCGAGGCGGAGGAGGCGGCGTTCGCCCTCCAGGACCTGGGCCGGGGCATCTTCTCCACGGTCCTCGGGGACCAGGGCGTCGCGGCAGCTCTTCGTACGTCGGCCAGCCGGCTGCCGATGCAGGTGCGGCTCGACGTGGCCCCGAAACTGGAGGAGTTGCGATTCAGCCCCGAGATCGAGGGCACCCTGTACTTCGTGACCATGGAGGCGATGGCCAACGCCCAGAAGCACGCGCCGGAATCGCAACTGACCATCGCCCTGCGGGAGGGCCCGGGCGAGGTGGTCCTGGAGGTCTCGGACGACGGCCCCGGCTTCGACCCGGCTCAGGGCAGGATCGGTGCGGGCCTGCAGAACATGGCCGACCGGGTGAACGCGGTCGGAGGAACCTGGAGCCTGGTCACCGCACCGGGTAAGGGGGTGAAGCTGCTCGCCCAAATCCCGCTGGAGACGCCGGCGATCAGTTGACCGTCGCAGACTCCCTGAGGTAGATCAGGACCGCAGCCACCCGACGGTTGAGCTCCGGCTCCTCCGAGAGGCCGAGTTTGGAGAAGACCGAGGCGATGCGCTTCTCGATTGTTCCCAGCGACACGTTGATCTCCTGGGACAGGCGCGCGTTGTTCTTGCCCTGGGCCATCAGCCGCAGCACCTCCATCTCCGCCTGGCTGAGCTGTCCGAGAGCCGACCCCGGCTTGCGGGAGCGCAGGGCCAGCAGCCGCTCGACGATCCTGGGGTCGAGAACCGACCCGCCGGCCGCGACCTCGTGGAGAGCACGCACCAGCTGGGCGACGTCGCCGACCCGGACCTTGTGCAGGTAGCCGTAGCCGGCCACTCCTTCCTTGAGCAGCGCCCAGACGTAGCTCTCGTCGTCGTGCTGGCTGAGAACCACCACGCCGATCTCCGGGAACTCGGCCTTGATCTCGTGGGCGGCCTTGATCCCCTCCATGGTGTGGGTGGGCGGCATGCGGATGTCCATCAACACGACATCGGGGTGGGTGCTCCGGGCCTGCTCGATGACCGAGTCGTAGTCGACTGCGACGCCGACGACGTTCATCCCCTCCTCCTCCAGCAGGCGCCGGGTCCCCTCCCGCAACAGGAACTGGTCTTCGGCAATAAGAACCTTCAGAGGGGTGGTGGTCGGAGTGGGT
The Actinomycetota bacterium genome window above contains:
- a CDS encoding HAMP domain-containing protein produces the protein MAVAVRRHVRKESEEGATAGTGRRRRVSILGEFLAALVSVVLISAAGTGLFEEQLTKKALSEEANLLTQSRLSVVVAAYETREETLALTLRYLAEQLNVSGATDRSQYTALVSQLSQTASTLDIDMLGVFDPDGKFVAGEGRMFEGTEVVTRAVPGLRSRLVATGRDTYERVLATKIGPDKGVLVGGLDFADGAAHRLRKTLGDRGQVILVAGNRVVGSTIDLEGSQLPGSSRAGELPTTPKKIELAGKPMLVAYSSVGRPGEPLGEGAIGVAVPDPVEDLTERLTLVRFLSTLVLTGAALLMGWLLFWTLVRPLVGLSKTATRIAKGDLGARFRAPRDNEIGRLASALQQMTTELQGKTRRLQEASKRLLVAQQDERQRMARDLHDGMQQQLVVLAVKIKQLAASEEPPNPLVLEHLAAEAEEAAFALQDLGRGIFSTVLGDQGVAAALRTSASRLPMQVRLDVAPKLEELRFSPEIEGTLYFVTMEAMANAQKHAPESQLTIALREGPGEVVLEVSDDGPGFDPAQGRIGAGLQNMADRVNAVGGTWSLVTAPGKGVKLLAQIPLETPAIS
- a CDS encoding response regulator transcription factor, which codes for MLATQPTPTTTPLKVLIAEDQFLLREGTRRLLEEEGMNVVGVAVDYDSVIEQARSTHPDVVLMDIRMPPTHTMEGIKAAHEIKAEFPEIGVVVLSQHDDESYVWALLKEGVAGYGYLHKVRVGDVAQLVRALHEVAAGGSVLDPRIVERLLALRSRKPGSALGQLSQAEMEVLRLMAQGKNNARLSQEINVSLGTIEKRIASVFSKLGLSEEPELNRRVAAVLIYLRESATVN